In a single window of the Methanolobus psychrophilus R15 genome:
- a CDS encoding deoxyribodipyrimidine photo-lyase type I has translation MMADINRSIFVFRRDLRIDDNLGLRAAVESSDEVIPCFIFDPRLASSKRLGFNPNAFQFLLESLEDLQRQFKAKGGRLYLFSGIAEDIIGQLAGKLGADAVFVNEDYTPFSRRRDEATRNTCKGLDVKFTQVHDCLLNEQGTVLTQQGRPYVVFSQFFRAGSKRNISIPSMLAEGKFYTGEPGIEETPASEKLLPLKNEKLFSRGGRTQALQVLEDLSRFENYAAEHDYPSLQGTTGLSAHNKLGTISIREFYHYVRNELGEDHPLIRQLYWRDFFTHIAHHFPSVFGQSFKEKFRNIQWGYNNSFFHAWCSGSTGFPIVDAGMRQLNATGFMHNRVRMIVASFLVKDLHIDWYLGERYFASKLVDYDPCVNNGNWQWSASTGADSQPYFRIFNPWLQQRKYDPDCEYIRKWVPELREMDAAGIHGLERSKPPVSTGYPSAIVDHKEERDRTLAVFGSL, from the coding sequence ATGATGGCGGATATCAACAGATCTATCTTCGTTTTCAGAAGGGACCTGCGCATTGACGACAATCTGGGTCTCAGGGCAGCCGTGGAGTCTTCAGATGAAGTAATCCCTTGCTTCATATTCGACCCAAGGCTCGCAAGCTCTAAAAGGCTTGGTTTCAATCCCAACGCCTTCCAGTTCCTGCTTGAGTCGCTGGAAGATCTTCAGAGGCAGTTCAAGGCAAAAGGCGGCAGACTGTATCTCTTCTCCGGGATAGCCGAGGATATTATCGGTCAGCTTGCGGGTAAGCTAGGTGCGGATGCAGTCTTTGTCAATGAGGATTATACTCCTTTCAGCAGGCGACGGGATGAGGCAACAAGGAATACATGTAAAGGCCTGGATGTTAAGTTCACACAAGTCCATGACTGTCTTCTCAATGAGCAGGGAACGGTTCTCACCCAGCAAGGACGGCCCTACGTTGTTTTCTCCCAGTTCTTTCGTGCTGGCTCAAAAAGGAATATTTCCATACCTTCGATGCTCGCAGAAGGCAAGTTCTATACCGGTGAACCGGGCATTGAAGAAACACCGGCTTCTGAAAAGCTGCTGCCGCTGAAGAACGAAAAGCTGTTCTCCCGCGGCGGGAGGACACAGGCCCTTCAGGTACTGGAAGACCTGTCGCGATTTGAGAACTATGCCGCAGAGCATGACTATCCTTCGCTTCAGGGCACAACAGGGCTTTCAGCGCATAACAAACTTGGGACCATATCCATAAGAGAGTTTTACCATTATGTTCGAAATGAACTGGGGGAAGACCACCCTCTGATCAGGCAGTTATACTGGCGTGACTTCTTCACTCATATCGCACATCACTTTCCTTCTGTGTTTGGGCAATCTTTCAAGGAAAAGTTCCGGAACATCCAGTGGGGTTACAACAATTCCTTTTTCCATGCATGGTGTTCGGGAAGCACCGGCTTTCCTATAGTTGACGCAGGCATGAGGCAGTTGAATGCGACTGGATTCATGCACAACAGGGTGAGGATGATAGTGGCATCTTTCCTTGTAAAGGACCTGCATATCGACTGGTATCTGGGGGAGAGATATTTCGCAAGCAAACTCGTGGACTATGACCCGTGTGTAAATAATGGTAATTGGCAGTGGTCAGCTTCTACTGGTGCGGATTCACAGCCGTATTTCCGAATCTTCAATCCCTGGCTTCAGCAGAGAAAGTATGATCCTGACTGTGAGTATATCCGGAAATGGGTGCCGGAGCTCAGAGAAATGGATGCTGCCGGGATACACGGTCTTGAAAGGAGCAAGCCTCCGGTTTCTACCGGATATCCGTCTGCAATAGTTGACCATAAAGAAGAAAGGGACAGAACATTGGCAGTGTTTGGCTCTCTGTAA
- a CDS encoding addiction module antitoxin, giving the protein MEYGVVVSEIADKKFIKLAKKNPKQMSIIGKKIQQVLQNPYHFKPLRGDLHGARRVHIDSSFVLIYEIDEDNKAIRILDYDHHDVIY; this is encoded by the coding sequence ATGGAGTATGGTGTTGTTGTATCGGAAATTGCCGATAAAAAGTTTATAAAACTTGCTAAAAAGAATCCTAAACAGATGAGCATCATCGGCAAAAAGATTCAACAGGTCCTCCAGAACCCATATCATTTTAAGCCGTTACGTGGCGATTTGCACGGCGCAAGAAGAGTGCATATTGACTCTTCATTTGTACTGATCTATGAAATAGATGAGGATAACAAAGCAATCAGAATACTTGACTATGATCACCACGACGTGATTTATTGA